Proteins from a single region of Tamandua tetradactyla isolate mTamTet1 chromosome 12, mTamTet1.pri, whole genome shotgun sequence:
- the STOML1 gene encoding stomatin-like protein 1 isoform X2, producing the protein MLGRSGYRALPLGDFDRFQQSSFGFLGSQKGCLSPEPGGVGPGAEVPQSWSSCLCHSLISFLGFLLLLLTFPISGWFALKMRKLRLRLVQTPPGHYGCVFLSKSLDVSEPWFSHLRTELRIHSDQIVPTYERMIVFRLGRIRTPQGPGMVLLLPFIDSFQRVDLRTRAFSVPPCKLASKDGAVLSVGADVQFRIWDPVLSVMTVKDLNTATRMTAQNAMTKALLKRPLREIQMEKLKISDQLLLEINDVTRAWGLEVDRVELAVEAVLQPPQEGPAGHSLDSTLQQLAFHFLGGGMSSVAGGAPSLGPDTLEMVNEVEQAAPHVSAGPNPKPPVAEGLLTALQPFLSEALVSQVGACYQFNVALPSGAQNTYFLDLTTGRGKVGHGVPDSTPDVVVEMAEADLRALLCRELRPLGAYMSGRLKVKGDLAVAMKLEAVLRALK; encoded by the exons AGGTGCCCCAGAGCTGGTCCTCCTGCCTCTGCCACAGCCTCATCAGTTTCCTGGGGTTCTTGCTGCTGCTACTGACCTTCCCCATTTCTGGCTGGTTTGCCCTGAAG atgaggaaactgaggctcagacttGTCCAAACTCCTCCCGGGCACTA TGGCTGTGTGTTTTTGAGCAAGTCACTTGAtgtctctgagccttggttttctcatctaagAACAGAACTAAGGATACACTCTGACCag ATCGTGCCCACCTACGAGCGGATGATTGTGTTCCGACTGGGCCGTATCCGCACCCCCCAGGGCCCTGGTATGGTCTTGCTTCTGCCTTTCATTGACTCCTTCCAGAGGGTGGATCTGAGGACACGCGCCTTCAGTGTCCCTCCCTGCAAG CTGGCCTCTAAGGACGGGGCAGTGCTGTCTGTGGGGGCTGACGTCCAGTTCCGCATCTGGGACCCGGTGCTGTCGGTGATGACTGTGAAGGACCTCAACACAGCCACGCGCATGACAGCCCAGAATGCCATGACCAAGGCCCTGCTCAAGCGGCCGCTGCGGGAGATCCAGATGGAGAAGCTCAAAATCAGCGACCAGCTCCTG CTGGAGATTAATGACGTGACCAGGGCCTGGGGATTGGAGGTGGATCGTGTGGAGCTGGCAGTGGAGGCCGTGCTCCAGCCACCCCAGGAAGGCCCGGCTGGGCACAGCCTGGACAGCACTCTTCAGCAACTGGCCTTCCACTTCCTGGGGGGAGGCATGTCCTCAGTGGCAGGAGGTGCCCCATCCCTGGGACCAG ACACTTTGGAGATGGTGAACGAAGTTGAGCAAGCTGCCCCGCACGTCAGTGCTGGGCCCAACCCGAAGCCGCCTGTAGCCGAGGGGCTGCTGACTGCTCTGCAGCCCTTCCTGTCTGAGGCCCTGGTCAGCCAGGTCGGGGCCTGCTACCAGTTCAACGTTGCCCTGCCCAGTGGTGCCCAGAACACCTACTTCCTGGACCTGACCACAG GGCGAGGGAAGGTTGGACACGGGGTGCCTGACAGCACCCCCGACGTGGTGGTGGAGATGGCTGAGGCAGACCTGCGGGCTCTGCTGTGCAGGGAGCTGCGGCCCCTGGGCGCCTACATGAGTGGGCGGCTGAAGGTGAAGGGAGACCTGGCTGTGGCCATGAAGCTGGAGGCGGTCCTCAGAGCCCTGAAGTAG
- the STOML1 gene encoding stomatin-like protein 1 isoform X1, translated as MLGRSGYRALPLGDFDRFQQSSFGFLGSQKGCLSPEPGGVGPGAEVPQSWSSCLCHSLISFLGFLLLLLTFPISGWFALKMRKLRLRLVQTPPGHYGCVFLSKSLDVSEPWFSHLRTELRIHSDQIVPTYERMIVFRLGRIRTPQGPGMVLLLPFIDSFQRVDLRTRAFSVPPCKLASKDGAVLSVGADVQFRIWDPVLSVMTVKDLNTATRMTAQNAMTKALLKRPLREIQMEKLKISDQLLLEINDVTRAWGLEVDRVELAVEAVLQPPQEGPAGHSLDSTLQQLAFHFLGGGMSSVAGGAPSLGPADTLEMVNEVEQAAPHVSAGPNPKPPVAEGLLTALQPFLSEALVSQVGACYQFNVALPSGAQNTYFLDLTTGRGKVGHGVPDSTPDVVVEMAEADLRALLCRELRPLGAYMSGRLKVKGDLAVAMKLEAVLRALK; from the exons AGGTGCCCCAGAGCTGGTCCTCCTGCCTCTGCCACAGCCTCATCAGTTTCCTGGGGTTCTTGCTGCTGCTACTGACCTTCCCCATTTCTGGCTGGTTTGCCCTGAAG atgaggaaactgaggctcagacttGTCCAAACTCCTCCCGGGCACTA TGGCTGTGTGTTTTTGAGCAAGTCACTTGAtgtctctgagccttggttttctcatctaagAACAGAACTAAGGATACACTCTGACCag ATCGTGCCCACCTACGAGCGGATGATTGTGTTCCGACTGGGCCGTATCCGCACCCCCCAGGGCCCTGGTATGGTCTTGCTTCTGCCTTTCATTGACTCCTTCCAGAGGGTGGATCTGAGGACACGCGCCTTCAGTGTCCCTCCCTGCAAG CTGGCCTCTAAGGACGGGGCAGTGCTGTCTGTGGGGGCTGACGTCCAGTTCCGCATCTGGGACCCGGTGCTGTCGGTGATGACTGTGAAGGACCTCAACACAGCCACGCGCATGACAGCCCAGAATGCCATGACCAAGGCCCTGCTCAAGCGGCCGCTGCGGGAGATCCAGATGGAGAAGCTCAAAATCAGCGACCAGCTCCTG CTGGAGATTAATGACGTGACCAGGGCCTGGGGATTGGAGGTGGATCGTGTGGAGCTGGCAGTGGAGGCCGTGCTCCAGCCACCCCAGGAAGGCCCGGCTGGGCACAGCCTGGACAGCACTCTTCAGCAACTGGCCTTCCACTTCCTGGGGGGAGGCATGTCCTCAGTGGCAGGAGGTGCCCCATCCCTGGGACCAG CAGACACTTTGGAGATGGTGAACGAAGTTGAGCAAGCTGCCCCGCACGTCAGTGCTGGGCCCAACCCGAAGCCGCCTGTAGCCGAGGGGCTGCTGACTGCTCTGCAGCCCTTCCTGTCTGAGGCCCTGGTCAGCCAGGTCGGGGCCTGCTACCAGTTCAACGTTGCCCTGCCCAGTGGTGCCCAGAACACCTACTTCCTGGACCTGACCACAG GGCGAGGGAAGGTTGGACACGGGGTGCCTGACAGCACCCCCGACGTGGTGGTGGAGATGGCTGAGGCAGACCTGCGGGCTCTGCTGTGCAGGGAGCTGCGGCCCCTGGGCGCCTACATGAGTGGGCGGCTGAAGGTGAAGGGAGACCTGGCTGTGGCCATGAAGCTGGAGGCGGTCCTCAGAGCCCTGAAGTAG
- the STOML1 gene encoding stomatin-like protein 1 isoform X5: MRKLRLRLVQTPPGHYGCVFLSKSLDVSEPWFSHLRTELRIHSDQIVPTYERMIVFRLGRIRTPQGPGMVLLLPFIDSFQRVDLRTRAFSVPPCKLASKDGAVLSVGADVQFRIWDPVLSVMTVKDLNTATRMTAQNAMTKALLKRPLREIQMEKLKISDQLLLEINDVTRAWGLEVDRVELAVEAVLQPPQEGPAGHSLDSTLQQLAFHFLGGGMSSVAGGAPSLGPADTLEMVNEVEQAAPHVSAGPNPKPPVAEGLLTALQPFLSEALVSQVGACYQFNVALPSGAQNTYFLDLTTGRGKVGHGVPDSTPDVVVEMAEADLRALLCRELRPLGAYMSGRLKVKGDLAVAMKLEAVLRALK; encoded by the exons atgaggaaactgaggctcagacttGTCCAAACTCCTCCCGGGCACTA TGGCTGTGTGTTTTTGAGCAAGTCACTTGAtgtctctgagccttggttttctcatctaagAACAGAACTAAGGATACACTCTGACCag ATCGTGCCCACCTACGAGCGGATGATTGTGTTCCGACTGGGCCGTATCCGCACCCCCCAGGGCCCTGGTATGGTCTTGCTTCTGCCTTTCATTGACTCCTTCCAGAGGGTGGATCTGAGGACACGCGCCTTCAGTGTCCCTCCCTGCAAG CTGGCCTCTAAGGACGGGGCAGTGCTGTCTGTGGGGGCTGACGTCCAGTTCCGCATCTGGGACCCGGTGCTGTCGGTGATGACTGTGAAGGACCTCAACACAGCCACGCGCATGACAGCCCAGAATGCCATGACCAAGGCCCTGCTCAAGCGGCCGCTGCGGGAGATCCAGATGGAGAAGCTCAAAATCAGCGACCAGCTCCTG CTGGAGATTAATGACGTGACCAGGGCCTGGGGATTGGAGGTGGATCGTGTGGAGCTGGCAGTGGAGGCCGTGCTCCAGCCACCCCAGGAAGGCCCGGCTGGGCACAGCCTGGACAGCACTCTTCAGCAACTGGCCTTCCACTTCCTGGGGGGAGGCATGTCCTCAGTGGCAGGAGGTGCCCCATCCCTGGGACCAG CAGACACTTTGGAGATGGTGAACGAAGTTGAGCAAGCTGCCCCGCACGTCAGTGCTGGGCCCAACCCGAAGCCGCCTGTAGCCGAGGGGCTGCTGACTGCTCTGCAGCCCTTCCTGTCTGAGGCCCTGGTCAGCCAGGTCGGGGCCTGCTACCAGTTCAACGTTGCCCTGCCCAGTGGTGCCCAGAACACCTACTTCCTGGACCTGACCACAG GGCGAGGGAAGGTTGGACACGGGGTGCCTGACAGCACCCCCGACGTGGTGGTGGAGATGGCTGAGGCAGACCTGCGGGCTCTGCTGTGCAGGGAGCTGCGGCCCCTGGGCGCCTACATGAGTGGGCGGCTGAAGGTGAAGGGAGACCTGGCTGTGGCCATGAAGCTGGAGGCGGTCCTCAGAGCCCTGAAGTAG